A region from the Acidobacteriota bacterium genome encodes:
- a CDS encoding heavy metal translocating P-type ATPase, whose product MEHGAHGSCCHGQTGGRERFIDPVCGMSVSTREHHAEHAGRVYYFCCEHCRERFRRDPERYLKPAESVEREAAGPAREFTCPMHPEVREPDRGDCPRCGMALEPVAAGPVPGAAEWTCPMHPEVVQNGPGTCPKCGMALEPRALEAGEPPNPELREMSRRFWFSLALTVPLVALAMGDLLPGRPISRLLGGHARTFLELVLATPVCLWAAWPFYQRAVRSLALRSPNMFTLIGLGVSVSYAYSVVAALFPGIFPPSFRSAGGEVAVYFEAAAVIVTLILLGQVLELRARSRTGAAIRALLSLAPATARRVGEDGSEEDVPLQAVRVGDVLRVRPGEKIPVDGVVLEGSSRVDESMVTGEPMPVAKGPGDPLIGATVNGSGTLLMRAEKVGADTLLARIVAMVAEAQRSRAPIQRLADLVAAYFVPAVILVAAATFVVWGLFGPQPRMAHALINAVAVLIIACPCALGLATPFSIMVATGRGATMGVLFKNAEAIETLRKVDTLVIDKTGTLTEGRPQVVGVDPAPGVEPDELLALAGSLERGSEHPLGEAILREAASRGLQLSSPESFLSLPGKGVTGAVGGRTVGIGNGRLLEELGIPAGEWAARAEERRTAGQTVMYAVKDGAIAGLIAVADPIKPTTPEAIEALHKEGLRIVMLTGDSRVTAESVAGQLGIDEVIAEVLPEDKARAVERLQGEGRIVAMAGDGINDAPALARADVGIAMGTGTDVAIESAGVTLVKGDLRGIVRARRLSRATMRNIKQNLFFAFFYNSVGVPVAAGVLYPFFGLLLSPVIAAAAMSFSSVSVIANALRLRRVPL is encoded by the coding sequence ATGGAGCACGGAGCGCACGGGAGCTGCTGCCACGGCCAGACCGGGGGCCGGGAGCGGTTCATCGATCCCGTCTGCGGTATGTCGGTGTCCACCCGCGAGCATCACGCGGAGCACGCGGGGCGTGTGTACTACTTCTGCTGCGAACATTGCCGCGAGCGCTTCCGGCGCGACCCCGAGCGCTACCTGAAACCGGCCGAGAGCGTCGAGCGGGAAGCGGCCGGCCCGGCGCGGGAGTTCACCTGCCCCATGCACCCGGAAGTCCGGGAGCCCGATCGGGGTGACTGCCCGAGGTGCGGGATGGCGCTGGAACCGGTGGCGGCGGGCCCCGTGCCGGGAGCGGCCGAGTGGACCTGCCCGATGCATCCCGAGGTCGTGCAGAACGGCCCCGGAACCTGTCCCAAGTGCGGGATGGCGCTGGAACCGCGAGCGCTCGAGGCAGGGGAGCCCCCGAACCCCGAGCTTCGCGAGATGAGCCGCCGCTTCTGGTTCTCCCTCGCGCTCACGGTTCCGCTCGTGGCGCTCGCCATGGGAGATCTGCTGCCTGGCCGGCCGATCTCGCGGCTGTTGGGCGGTCACGCGCGCACGTTCCTCGAGCTGGTACTGGCGACCCCGGTCTGCCTGTGGGCCGCCTGGCCGTTCTACCAGCGGGCCGTGCGTTCCCTCGCGCTCCGTTCCCCCAACATGTTCACGCTGATCGGGCTCGGCGTGAGCGTTTCGTACGCGTACAGCGTGGTGGCGGCCCTTTTCCCCGGCATCTTTCCTCCCTCGTTCCGCTCGGCCGGCGGAGAGGTGGCGGTCTACTTCGAGGCGGCTGCCGTGATCGTCACCTTGATCCTGCTAGGCCAGGTGCTCGAACTGCGCGCGCGAAGCCGCACCGGCGCGGCCATCAGGGCGCTGCTTTCGCTCGCACCCGCCACGGCGCGGCGGGTGGGAGAGGACGGATCCGAGGAGGACGTGCCGCTCCAGGCCGTCCGGGTCGGCGACGTCCTCCGCGTGCGGCCCGGCGAGAAGATTCCGGTGGACGGCGTCGTGCTGGAGGGCTCGAGCCGCGTCGACGAATCGATGGTGACGGGGGAACCGATGCCGGTGGCGAAGGGGCCCGGCGATCCGCTGATCGGGGCGACGGTGAACGGCTCGGGAACTCTCCTGATGCGCGCCGAGAAGGTCGGAGCGGACACGCTCCTGGCGAGGATCGTGGCGATGGTGGCCGAAGCGCAGCGGAGCCGCGCCCCGATCCAGAGGCTCGCGGACCTGGTGGCGGCGTACTTCGTGCCGGCCGTGATCCTCGTGGCCGCGGCGACCTTCGTCGTCTGGGGGCTGTTCGGGCCCCAGCCGCGGATGGCGCATGCTCTGATCAACGCGGTGGCCGTGTTGATCATTGCCTGCCCCTGCGCGCTCGGCCTCGCCACACCGTTCTCCATCATGGTGGCCACGGGGCGCGGAGCCACGATGGGCGTGCTGTTCAAGAACGCGGAGGCGATCGAAACGCTGCGGAAGGTCGACACACTCGTCATCGACAAGACCGGAACGCTCACCGAGGGGCGCCCGCAGGTCGTCGGTGTGGACCCGGCACCGGGCGTCGAGCCGGACGAGCTTCTCGCCCTCGCCGGAAGCCTCGAGCGCGGCAGCGAACACCCCCTCGGAGAGGCGATCCTTCGGGAAGCGGCCTCGCGCGGGCTGCAGCTTTCCTCACCCGAGTCGTTCCTGTCGCTGCCGGGGAAGGGCGTCACCGGCGCGGTCGGCGGCCGCACGGTCGGAATCGGGAACGGGCGGCTGCTCGAGGAGCTCGGCATTCCGGCAGGAGAATGGGCCGCGCGCGCGGAGGAGCGGCGTACCGCCGGGCAAACGGTCATGTACGCGGTGAAAGACGGCGCCATCGCCGGTCTGATCGCGGTGGCCGATCCGATCAAGCCGACCACTCCCGAAGCGATCGAGGCGCTCCACAAGGAAGGCCTCCGGATCGTGATGCTCACGGGGGACAGCAGGGTGACGGCCGAGTCGGTGGCCGGGCAGCTCGGCATCGACGAAGTCATCGCGGAGGTCCTTCCCGAGGACAAGGCCCGCGCCGTCGAGCGGCTCCAGGGAGAGGGGCGCATCGTCGCGATGGCGGGCGACGGCATCAACGACGCGCCGGCGCTCGCGCGGGCCGACGTGGGTATCGCCATGGGCACCGGAACGGACGTCGCCATCGAGTCGGCGGGCGTGACGTTGGTGAAGGGCGATCTGCGCGGAATCGTCCGGGCCCGGCGCCTCAGCCGAGCGACGATGCGGAACATCAAGCAGAACCTGTTCTTCGCTTTCTTCTACAACTCGGTCGGCGTC